One Scophthalmus maximus strain ysfricsl-2021 chromosome 7, ASM2237912v1, whole genome shotgun sequence genomic window, CGGTGCAGAGTCtcaatttgttttcctcttcttggTACGGAAACGCCTCGTCCTCTGCTTATAAAGATGACGAAAGTTGATGAAAAGTCCTGCGGATGAAGGGAGAAAAAggttgatattaaaaaaaggagaagataaCATTagaatataatatttgtttaaagatttgtctgatttatgttttatcTGGAGACATACCCAGAAACATGAGAACAAGATAAACGTGCAGGACGTAGGAGAAGTTGATGGAGGTGCCGATGACTTTCGGCAGAGGAATGCTGAAGAGTTTGGTCTTGTCGAAGATGGGAATGGATTGTATGACCGCGACAGCTGCATGAGAGCGGGAGATGagatacattttattatatGCATGTGAAGAACTATAATCAATTCAGAGAGATGTTGAGAAGCTCACCTTCAGCTAAAACACCTAATGGGTACAGTGGTATCCATATTGTGTAGCGCAGCCATGTGAGGGTTTTCCACTCCATATCTAAACAGCCCAGCATGTAAAATGGATACCTGAAATGTGAAACATCACATTAATATTAGGCAGGAAACAAGCTGTGTTGCAACAACCCATCAACATAATGATGTAGCATAAATGTCCCAGTGAAATGTTGATAATCTGCTGCCTGGTGAACGTGAAACTCAACATTTCATCTGTAAAGTTGAGTTGAGTCTAAAGTTACTCTTGATGTGATACTGTGGATTTGCATTTTACCTTTCTAGCACCAAGGCTTCTTGTGTCAACAGTTAATGCTGTTTGATGctaaactgtttgtttttttggagacgTTAATGTTTCCTAATGGGTAGAATCAAGCggaaagtaaaaaatatatatatttacaaactGTCTGGTACAAACTGGCAAAATGATATCAAAAGAAAATCCGAAATTCAATTTCTGAATTCACCGTTTACATGATTGTTCACCATGGACAACGACGAGGCAGATGCTGTTTTTACCTGAAAATCTCGATGGCACTCcacaaatagaaaacaaagaacACCACTGGCTTGTTGTGCATTTGCTCCAAACTACCAAAAACGATGAAGAGGATAAAATTCCTTCCAACCACCTTGTAAAAAGAGCAAAAGCACTGTTATAAATTTGTTGAAACGTATTGGCAATACATCTGTGGCGCCATGAAGCTAAAACTCTTGACAAAGGAACATTTGCACACCTGTATAAGAGTTGGAACAACACCTGTTCTGACAACACCAAAAGCAGCGTTGAGGACCTCTACTGCTGCCAAGATCTGGCAGAAGAACATCACATCCGATATGGTGTTAAATGTGTCGAAGAGAGAGTCTGGGATGAGAGGAGCGTTTCAAATGTTAGGTCTTAACTGTTCAGTGAAGGAAAGACGATGAGAGACGTTATGCTAAGGCAAAGTAAAATGTTCTCACCTTGGCCAAAGATAAAGAGGCGCACAGTCATGTTCACAAAGATCCAGGCAAAAGCAATAAACTGCACCAGGTTATATACAAACAGAAATACTGTTTTCAGGCTGACAAACcctgaaacataaaaaagaagtcaaacacaagacaaaaacagaacaaaaaaatccaaacaaaatcTGTGAACTTAGCTGTTTGTCTTGAGATAAAATGGTATACATAAGTGAGTATCACATTTTGTAACCCCAACCACAAGAGACATTTCCTTTTGGAAAAGTTCATATTCACCTTCCTCTTTATGCGTCGAAGCCTTCATCTtgttccttttctcctccttaacaaaaccaaaaaaccaaaaccagtcTTTGCCTTTTCTTCAATCAATAGCCCAATATTAGTCTTGATATTTGGACAATTTGGACATCTGTAATCTTTTGTTTATGATTATGCTCTTATGATTGTGTGTATAATGTCCCACTGAGTGAAAGACACAACTTTAATCTCCTCACCTTTTCACGGATCTCCGTCTCAGCGTCGGACTCGTCCAGCCAGCGGTCAAAGTCAGGTGTCAGGAAGGCAGGTTTACGCTGCTGTGAGGTGAGTCTGTCCCACCAGCCATGCTGCTCCTTCTGCACCGTGATATTTACCTGCCGCTGTGTGGACCTGTGGCTCACCTGAGCACACGGGTTCATTTGTTGAGCACATACGGCAAAACTAGAAAATCATGCGTAAGAGAGAACTATAGATATCCATGACCTCTTTTCAAATTGGTACATACCTCTGGTTTCACTGGTAGAAGAAACTCCAAAGTGAACTCGTATTCATTTTGTCCTTTTGCACCGTGGCCCTGggctacacaaaaaaaatacattgtcacAAACCGgactaaaataattaaatatattatttacacAGATTAGTGTACAATTAATGTCACCTCTAAACTGAAGAACGTTTTCACGTACGCAGACATcaatgttctgcaaaaaataGACACAGGTGATGAGCTTATTTCCTCCTTCAGTAAGAGTCCTCGCATCATATTAATTCCTGTGCACATAGATAATAATCACACATTATAAGACTTGAGCAGTTGGGTCTAAAAATCAGATTAAAACAATTAGGCTAAGGTAACAATAGCAACCCCACGTTAACAGTGACACACTGAATTCAGCAGTCAGAATGTATTTCCAGGCTTGAAGAAACTCACACCCTGAACCAACACGTGACCCTCACTGTGTGCTTATGATAAACACCACCTACAAGTTTGGTGTGTTCAAAGACAGTAGATAAAGTCAGGTCATCGCAGAGGGCTTCTGTTCAGATCAGCTAAAAAGGATCTCACACGACATGTGAATTGCACAGCTAATTGTACAGCGTTTGCTAAGACATGCTTCCTTCGTTTGCACCGTTTCATATTTAACTTTAGAGGCGTAAAGTAGCAAATAGTGCAACGTTGTGATGAATCGATTAAGTGATGGAAAGTGCGAGCGGactttttgtttcctgtcctGTCCACTTGTTAGCTCACCTGAGCGTCTGTCAGCGCCACTCGCAGGTACATTTCTCCATGACGTTGAGCCCAGTAGACGAGAGGTGTGAGTGTCATTACTGCgtgtgttcttttgtttttttctacagagaATTAATAAAGAGCTTTGTTCCTGGTTAGTTATGAATGGAGCCTCATCGCCTCGTAGCGGACTAGCCTCGGATGTCTCCACTCGGCAGATAACCAGAATGTTCTGTGAACGAGCGCGTTCACCAACCGTCAGCGTAGCGACGTGCTCGCTCACGGGGACAGCGTCGTCAGAGCTTGGCGTCAGGGTCGTTGTCTGtgctctcctctgattggcttgCTGTGAATGTTTACGGAAGTAGTGAAGTGGGCGGGAGGAAGAACACGGAAGCGGCACATTTGAAAACTGACGGGAGAATATTGCGTCTAGAGGCACGTTTGTCAATTGGAGGTCGCAAACGCGGAGAGATAGTTTGTATGGGGCAACTGCTCAAAGGTGCCCGGCGATTGCAGGTACCTGGAGAGGGAGTGAGATAAGACAGTGGgtttcatacagtgctgctatttacccCACTTTTTCATAGCCGCCCTATGGCTGTGGTCAGGAGTGCAGCACCAAATTCGGGGCCATATACATAAGCAGCCCCCCTCGTAATGTTTCTTGAGGGAACATTACAaagtcactggtcagtagatGACAGATCCTCATGCTGAGTCATGAGGATCTGTGGACTAAAccactttttgtcttttgtaaggggtgagagggccctcagagaacatccatacatagttcagtctcttaaccaatgtattcagccaatttttagtttatgttatgacactcattacttagaaaacactaattacaaacaaaaaaacttttccagGCTCTCCAGCCAACCCCCTTTTGTTCCGGTCTGAATCCTGTAGAAGGATGacgctggttttccagtgatctgattggtcagtagttggattGGGGACTGGCTAtgatctcttatctcgaacTGAACATGAATTGAACCGGCTCCAGAGCAGGTTATTAGCCGctcagcataagttaccatggtgatttaccccggtaagaagagaaccaacTTCGTAGGACAGAAAAAACCCTGAGTTAAAACTATAACTGCAAATCGTATTTCGTAGTACAGTGAGAGTTACagatgttaaaggggcagtaagcgattttaatccaacacagtttttgtaaaattctgcgcatatttcctcacggtccactatttgtcggttctgtgtgttcACCGGGAACAAATTCAGGTTTTCCGCCGCAACCCTGGCTCTGTTAAttgaaaaaaccccactgaaaatggtgcggaccacaccacaACAatttgtgtgcagtttgtaaacatcactccccaacaccttaagagacgtgctagcgacatATGCTACAATTTAGTTTGGGCCTTGTGGTTTACGCGTCTGTCTCCCATACCTGAGCCTGCGTGTTTGCCAAAATTGCCTATTGCCCCTTTAAAGAGatgcctttaaaaaatgtattctacATTGGTATGGGAAATATAATCCATTATTTGAAAGAGACAGGACTTATacaactattttttatttatttagtcattcattcattcattcatttattcttatttatttattttgttgtatttatttggcAGATAACTGTGGTTCAAACTCCAACACACTAGGTGGCGGTAACGAGCCTTAACGATCGTTGCCACCCGGCCAGAAAAGGGTAAAGGATGAAGAAGACCAGGAAGCGGAGTTGCTCCACGGGGAACACGGCGCAGGGAGCCCACGGGAGCTCCTCTGGCCGAGATGCCAACATGCAGACAGAAGAGCACGTAGCTTGTCCAGTAACCGATTTGGAGAAATCTCGCGGGACATTTCGCGTGCTCGTCGGCGCAACCGGAAGCGTCGCATCCTTGAAGCTGCCTCTGTTGGTCTCCCAGCTTCTCCAGCTCCCCGAGGTGAGCTGCTTCGCATTGATTCCTCGAATGATCAGGGAGGTGTCCGATCGGCCAATCGATGAATAAAATCACTTCATTAACATTGTCTAAAACTTTTGCACTGTAGTTTTGATACTCATGCAACTGCAAACATTATTGTGCCTCTGCCTGCAAGTGCAATCATGGGCACGACCTCAACCACAAGATGGACATGTTGCAGCGGCTATACGCAGCAAAACGACCATGGCAACAACATCACAGCCATATATAGTGTCGTTACAGTCATTTTATTCAGCCACAGTGCTATTTCTTGATCACATTTAACCCCACGATTCTGTGATAATTCCTTCTGTATGTTGTAGTGTTAGACCCACGACATGGTCTCGAAGATTTAAATCAGTTACTTGCTATTTGTAGGCGTCTCTTTTTAGCTGTTCAAGTTCTCCAcactgtaggaaaaaaaaacaataaatatgtcatttaaaaaatccctgtcattgatttgttttacGGTTTAGGTGGATGTGAGAGTGGTCACCACAGAGCACGCCAAGCACTTCTACAACCCTGCAGACATTTCCGTAAGAGTCTACAGTGACAAGGATGAGTGGGAGGTAACGAtggctttgtttgatttcccATTATGACATTATTAACTGACAGTCTTCTGACATGACTGTTCATATTTTAATGGTTagtatttttattcaaatattagACTGATGTGCTAGATATCATAATATTCATGCTTGTGAAATCAAAACTAACTCCATACTCAAGATCACATGGAGTGAATTAAGGGTGGCATCTGTCGTCGAGGAGTGACTTGACACATTTCCAG contains:
- the hacd3 gene encoding very-long-chain (3R)-3-hydroxyacyl-CoA dehydratase, giving the protein MTLTPLVYWAQRHGEMYLRVALTDAQNIDVCVRENVLQFRAQGHGAKGQNEYEFTLEFLLPVKPEVSHRSTQRQVNITVQKEQHGWWDRLTSQQRKPAFLTPDFDRWLDESDAETEIREKEEKRNKMKASTHKEEGFVSLKTVFLFVYNLVQFIAFAWIFVNMTVRLFIFGQDSLFDTFNTISDVMFFCQILAAVEVLNAAFGVVRTGVVPTLIQVVGRNFILFIVFGSLEQMHNKPVVFFVFYLWSAIEIFRYPFYMLGCLDMEWKTLTWLRYTIWIPLYPLGVLAEAVAVIQSIPIFDKTKLFSIPLPKVIGTSINFSYVLHVYLVLMFLGLFINFRHLYKQRTRRFRTKKRKTN
- the ppcdc gene encoding phosphopantothenoylcysteine decarboxylase isoform X4 produces the protein MKKTRKRSCSTGNTAQGAHGSSSGRDANMQTEEHVACPVTDLEKSRGTFRVLVGATGSVASLKLPLLVSQLLQLPEVDVRVVTTEHAKHFYNPADISVRVYSDKDEWELWTQRSDPVLHVELRRWADLLVIAPLDANTLGKIASGICDNLLTCLVRAWDTSRPLLFCAAMNTHMWEHPITAQQVSRLKEFGYVEIPCIVKKLACGDEGGF